The following proteins are co-located in the Triplophysa dalaica isolate WHDGS20190420 chromosome 2, ASM1584641v1, whole genome shotgun sequence genome:
- the trappc5 gene encoding trafficking protein particle complex subunit 5, which translates to MEVRFTRGKSAILERSLTRPKTEVSVSAFALLFSEIVQYCQSRVYSVSELQARLADMGQGVGASLLDVLVMREKNGKRETKVLNILLFIKVNVWKSLFGKEADKLEQANDDDKTYYIIEKEPLINAYISVPKENSTLNCAAFTGGIVEAILTHSGFPAKVTVHWHKGTTLMIKFDEAVIARDKAPDGR; encoded by the exons ATGGAGGTTCGCTTTACGCGAGGCAAATCTGCCATCCTGGAGCGCTCGCTCACGCGACCCAAGACGGAGGTGAGCGTGAGCGCGTTCGCGCTGCTATTCTCCGAAATAGTGCAGTACTGTCAGAGCCGTGTGTACTCGGTGTCCGAGCTCCAGGCCCGCCTCGCTGACATGGGCCAGGGCGTAGGAGCCAGTCTCCTGGATGTCCTCGTGATGAGAGAGAAAAATGGAAAAAGAGAGACCAAAGTGTTAAACATACTTCTCTTCATTAAG GTGAATGTATGGAAATCATTGTTTGGCAAAGAAGCCGACAAATTGGAACAAGCAAACGACGATGACAAAACTTACTACATCATTGAAAAGGAACCACTCATAAACGCCTACATATCGGTACCCAAAGAGAACAGCACTTTGAACTGTGCAGCGTTTACCGGAGGCATCGTGGAAGCTATTTTGACCCACAGCGGCTTCCCGGCCAAAGTTACTGTTCACTGGCATAAGGGCACCACACTTATGATTAAGTTTGATGAGGCGGTCATTGCTCGTGACAAAGCTCCTGATGGCAGATAG